A region of Streptomyces sp. NBC_01788 DNA encodes the following proteins:
- a CDS encoding DUF5703 family protein, with amino-acid sequence MPEYEFVDVYVPRGVSRKETARLLTDHAEYGHWELHRLSLLRDGSRRVRLRRRIIRQVRATW; translated from the coding sequence ATGCCGGAATACGAATTTGTCGACGTGTATGTCCCGCGCGGGGTGTCCCGCAAGGAGACGGCACGTCTGCTGACGGACCACGCCGAGTACGGACACTGGGAGTTGCACCGCCTGAGCCTGCTGCGCGACGGCAGCCGCAGGGTGCGGTTGCGCCGGCGGATCATCCGCCAGGTGCGCGCCACGTGGTGA
- a CDS encoding chaplin has product MRQVTRKGLMTVAAATGVIAAASGYAHADAGASGAASGSPGVLSGNTVQVPVHVPVNVCGNTINVVGLLNPAAGNTCVQQGGSHAGGNNGGSHAEGRTSGSPGVGSGNTVQVPVDVPVNVCGNSVDVIGVANPALGNHCANGGGSHTTPPGGDREVPPGTPRHPGHPGHPSHPGHPGHPGHPSHPGHPSHPGNPGTPGTPGTPGTPDTPGTPGNPGTPETPGTPSTPPSHHPAAHSVTVADRAQLAQTGSELPMGTVLPVGAGALLAGAVLYRRARASAR; this is encoded by the coding sequence ATGCGACAGGTCACCCGCAAGGGCCTGATGACGGTGGCCGCGGCCACCGGTGTGATCGCCGCGGCGAGCGGTTACGCCCACGCCGACGCGGGCGCGTCCGGCGCCGCGTCCGGCTCACCGGGCGTGCTGTCCGGCAACACGGTGCAGGTGCCGGTGCACGTGCCGGTGAACGTCTGCGGCAACACGATCAACGTCGTCGGGCTGCTCAACCCGGCGGCGGGCAACACCTGCGTCCAGCAGGGCGGCAGCCACGCGGGCGGGAACAACGGCGGCTCCCACGCCGAGGGGCGCACCAGCGGCTCGCCGGGCGTCGGCTCCGGCAACACGGTGCAGGTGCCGGTCGACGTGCCCGTCAACGTCTGCGGCAACAGTGTCGACGTGATCGGCGTGGCCAACCCGGCCCTGGGCAACCACTGCGCCAACGGCGGCGGGAGCCACACCACGCCTCCCGGCGGCGACCGGGAGGTCCCGCCCGGCACACCGAGGCACCCGGGGCACCCTGGTCACCCGAGCCACCCGGGACACCCTGGTCACCCGGGACACCCGAGCCACCCTGGTCACCCGAGTCACCCCGGGAACCCGGGAACGCCCGGAACCCCCGGCACTCCGGGAACGCCGGACACTCCGGGAACTCCTGGAAACCCCGGCACTCCCGAGACGCCTGGTACGCCCTCCACGCCTCCCTCCCACCACCCGGCCGCGCATTCCGTCACCGTGGCCGACAGGGCGCAACTCGCCCAGACCGGCAGCGAACTGCCGATGGGCACCGTCCTGCCGGTGGGCGCGGGCGCGCTGCTCGCGGGTGCCGTGCTGTACCGCAGGGCACGGGCCTCGGCCAGGTAG
- the chpH gene encoding chaplin ChpH, translating into MIKKVVAAAVATGGLVLAGAGMAAADSGAQGAAVQSPGVLSGNVIQVPVHVPVNVCGNTISVIGLLNPAFGNTCVNH; encoded by the coding sequence ATGATCAAGAAGGTCGTCGCTGCCGCGGTCGCCACCGGTGGACTGGTTCTCGCGGGTGCCGGGATGGCCGCCGCCGACTCGGGCGCCCAGGGTGCTGCCGTGCAGTCCCCGGGTGTCCTTTCCGGCAACGTCATCCAGGTGCCCGTTCACGTGCCGGTGAACGTGTGCGGCAACACGATCTCGGTGATCGGGCTGCTGAACCCCGCCTTCGGCAACACCTGCGTCAACCACTGA
- a CDS encoding M20/M25/M40 family metallo-hydrolase has product MSETGTARGVTGEDEVVDLCRELIQIDTSNYGDHSGPGERAAAEYVAEKLAEVGLEPKIFESHPGRASTVARIEGEDPSRPALLIHGHTDVVPANADDWTHHPFSGEVADGCVWGRGAVDMKDMDAMTLAVVRDRLRSGRRPPRDIVLAFLADEEAGGTYGARYLVDRHRDLFEGVTEAISEVGGFSFTVSEQRRLYLIQTAEKGMHWMKLTVAGTAGHGSMIHRDNAITELSEAVARLGRHRFPVRVTKTTRAFLDELGDALGAELDPEDMDGTIAKLGGIAKLIGATLSNTANPTQLGAGYKVNVIPGEATAHVDGRFLPGFEEEFLADLDRILGPKVKREDLHADKAVETTFDGALVEAMQSALLAEDPAAKAIPYMLSGGTDAKSFDDLGIRGFGFAPLKLPPELDFAGMFHGVDERVPVDGLKFGVRVLDRFIDAS; this is encoded by the coding sequence GTGAGCGAGACGGGCACGGCCAGGGGCGTCACCGGCGAGGACGAGGTCGTGGACCTCTGCCGCGAGCTGATCCAGATCGACACCAGCAACTACGGCGACCACTCGGGGCCGGGTGAGCGCGCGGCGGCCGAGTACGTCGCCGAGAAGCTCGCCGAGGTGGGCCTGGAGCCGAAGATCTTCGAGTCGCACCCGGGCAGGGCCTCCACGGTGGCCCGTATCGAGGGCGAGGACCCCTCCCGGCCCGCGCTGCTGATCCACGGCCACACCGACGTCGTACCGGCCAACGCCGACGACTGGACCCACCACCCCTTCTCCGGCGAGGTCGCGGACGGGTGCGTGTGGGGCCGCGGCGCGGTCGACATGAAGGACATGGACGCGATGACGCTGGCGGTCGTGCGCGACCGGCTGCGCAGCGGGCGCAGGCCTCCGCGGGACATCGTGCTCGCCTTCCTCGCCGACGAGGAGGCGGGCGGCACGTACGGCGCCCGGTACCTGGTGGACCGGCACCGGGACCTCTTCGAGGGGGTCACCGAGGCGATCAGCGAGGTCGGCGGGTTCTCCTTCACCGTCAGCGAGCAGCGGCGGCTGTACCTGATCCAGACGGCCGAGAAGGGCATGCACTGGATGAAGCTGACCGTGGCCGGCACCGCGGGGCACGGCTCGATGATCCACCGGGACAACGCGATCACCGAGCTGTCGGAGGCCGTGGCACGGCTCGGGCGGCACAGGTTCCCGGTGCGGGTGACCAAGACCACCCGCGCCTTCCTGGACGAACTGGGCGACGCGCTCGGCGCCGAGCTCGACCCGGAGGACATGGACGGCACCATCGCCAAGCTCGGCGGCATCGCCAAGCTCATCGGCGCGACCCTGAGCAACACCGCCAACCCCACGCAGCTGGGCGCCGGTTACAAGGTCAACGTCATCCCGGGCGAGGCGACCGCGCACGTCGACGGACGGTTCCTGCCCGGCTTCGAGGAGGAGTTCCTCGCGGACCTGGACCGGATCCTGGGACCGAAGGTCAAGCGCGAGGACCTGCACGCCGACAAGGCCGTCGAGACCACCTTCGACGGGGCCCTGGTGGAGGCGATGCAGTCCGCGCTGCTGGCCGAGGACCCGGCCGCGAAGGCCATCCCGTACATGCTCTCCGGCGGTACCGACGCCAAGTCCTTCGACGACCTGGGCATCCGGGGCTTCGGCTTCGCGCCGCTGAAGCTGCCGCCGGAGCTGGACTTCGCGGGCATGTTCCACGGCGTGGACGAGCGGGTTCCGGTGGACGGCCTGAAGTTCGGGGTGCGCGTGCTCGACCGGTTCATCGACGCGTCCTGA
- a CDS encoding phosphoribosyltransferase family protein, which translates to MLFTDRIDAGRRLAARLDHLTGQDVVVLGLPRGGVPVAEAVANALGAPLDVCLVRKLGVPSHPELGMGAIGEDGVRVLGEDVLREARVTPGELARVEERERRELDRRAARYRGERPPAAVAGRTVVVVDDGVATGSTARAACRTVRARGAARTVLAVPVAPPDWTYRLGGEADELVCLDTPPDFFAVGQFYADFAQLDDEDVVACLRRAAARSRGVPVDREVEVAAGSVRLGGHLTVPPGAVGVVVFAHGSGSGRHSPRNRFVAEGLNRAGLGTLLFDLLTEEEAEERANVFDTELLAARLTAATDWLRGRPGTERQAVGYFGASTGAAAALRAAAEPGADIAAVVSRGGRPDLAGPRLPDVTAPTLLIVGGADDLVIGLNREAQARLRCESRLSVVPGATHLFEEPGALETVTELARDWFTDHLAAAHV; encoded by the coding sequence GTGCTCTTCACGGACCGTATCGACGCGGGACGGCGGCTGGCCGCCCGCCTGGACCACCTCACAGGCCAGGACGTCGTGGTGCTAGGCCTGCCCCGGGGCGGCGTCCCCGTGGCCGAGGCCGTCGCGAACGCCCTCGGCGCACCGCTGGACGTGTGCCTGGTACGGAAGCTGGGCGTCCCCTCCCACCCGGAGCTGGGCATGGGGGCGATCGGCGAGGACGGCGTACGCGTCCTCGGCGAGGACGTGCTGCGCGAGGCGCGCGTCACACCCGGCGAGCTCGCGCGCGTCGAGGAGCGCGAACGCCGCGAGCTCGACCGGCGTGCCGCGCGCTACCGGGGCGAACGGCCGCCCGCCGCCGTCGCGGGCCGGACCGTCGTGGTCGTCGACGACGGCGTGGCCACCGGCTCGACCGCACGCGCGGCCTGCCGGACGGTACGCGCCCGCGGGGCCGCGCGGACCGTACTGGCGGTCCCCGTCGCACCGCCGGACTGGACGTACCGGCTCGGCGGCGAGGCGGACGAGCTGGTGTGCCTGGACACCCCGCCGGACTTCTTCGCGGTCGGCCAGTTCTACGCCGACTTCGCCCAGCTCGACGACGAGGACGTCGTCGCCTGCCTCCGCCGGGCGGCGGCCCGCTCCCGCGGGGTCCCCGTCGACCGCGAGGTGGAGGTGGCGGCCGGCTCCGTGCGGCTCGGCGGCCACCTGACCGTGCCCCCCGGTGCCGTCGGCGTCGTGGTCTTCGCCCACGGCAGCGGCAGCGGACGGCACAGCCCGCGGAACCGGTTCGTCGCCGAGGGCCTGAACCGGGCCGGCCTAGGCACCCTCCTGTTCGACCTGCTCACCGAGGAGGAGGCGGAGGAGCGGGCCAACGTGTTCGACACCGAGCTGCTGGCCGCCCGGCTCACCGCCGCCACCGACTGGCTGCGCGGCCGGCCCGGCACCGAGCGGCAGGCGGTCGGCTACTTCGGCGCCAGCACCGGCGCGGCCGCCGCCCTCCGGGCCGCGGCGGAACCCGGCGCGGACATCGCCGCCGTGGTCTCCCGCGGCGGCCGTCCCGACCTTGCCGGGCCGCGCCTGCCGGACGTGACCGCCCCCACGCTGCTGATCGTGGGCGGTGCCGACGACCTGGTCATCGGCCTCAACCGCGAGGCGCAGGCCCGTCTGCGCTGCGAGAGCCGCCTCAGCGTCGTTCCCGGCGCCACCCACCTCTTCGAGGAGCCCGGCGCCCTGGAGACGGTGACCGAACTGGCCCGGGACTGGTTCACGGACCACCTGGCGGCGGCGCACGTGTAG
- a CDS encoding dsRBD fold-containing protein, with the protein MTRPVGSRPPSVKEWRLSLYLSEHDPDTTARIVLDTGDNVMETRAEARRNPYDRAVPEIGDELAAGRALIALGRELLRAAAGDIDAVGAPEATPPAPLWTSRE; encoded by the coding sequence ATGACTCGACCCGTCGGCAGCCGGCCTCCGTCCGTCAAGGAGTGGCGGCTCAGTCTGTATCTTTCGGAACACGACCCGGACACCACCGCCCGGATCGTCCTGGACACCGGCGACAACGTCATGGAGACCCGCGCGGAGGCCCGCCGCAATCCGTATGACAGGGCGGTGCCCGAGATCGGCGACGAACTCGCGGCAGGCCGCGCGCTGATCGCACTCGGCCGCGAGCTGCTGCGCGCCGCCGCGGGCGACATCGACGCGGTGGGAGCGCCCGAGGCCACGCCTCCCGCCCCCCTGTGGACCTCCAGGGAGTGA
- a CDS encoding YchJ family protein codes for MTTRSCPCGLTEPYESCCGRYHGGAAAAPTAEALMRSRYCAFVRRDAGYLLRTWHPRTRPARLDLDPGMRWTGLEILGTTDGSAFHGTGTVTFRASYRGGSLLERSRFERVDGAWVYVDGDFPEQ; via the coding sequence ATGACCACGCGTTCCTGCCCGTGCGGGCTGACCGAGCCGTACGAGAGCTGCTGCGGCCGCTATCACGGCGGTGCGGCCGCCGCACCGACCGCCGAGGCGCTGATGCGGTCGCGGTACTGCGCCTTCGTGCGGCGGGACGCGGGATATCTGCTGCGGACCTGGCACCCGCGGACCCGGCCGGCGCGGCTCGACCTCGATCCCGGGATGCGCTGGACGGGGCTGGAGATCCTCGGCACGACGGACGGTTCGGCCTTCCACGGCACCGGGACGGTGACGTTCCGGGCGTCCTACCGCGGCGGCTCGCTGCTCGAACGCAGCCGGTTCGAGCGGGTCGACGGGGCGTGGGTGTACGTGGACGGGGACTTCCCCGAGCAGTGA
- a CDS encoding FadR/GntR family transcriptional regulator: protein MSTPGRGLHGRVLDTLGPAITAGEYPPGSVLRTDELAQRFDVSRSVMREAVRVLESMHLVASRRRVGVTVLPRTEWNVYDPQVIRWRLAGADRPRQLRSLTVLRSAVEPVAAGLAARLATPEQCAELTECALGMVANSRGHHRLQAYLVHDIAFHRVILGASGNEMFARLGDVVAEVLAGRTHHEVMFEEPDPAAVTLHVQLAEAVRARDEDLAERLTREITTGALQELDVLAP, encoded by the coding sequence ATGAGCACACCGGGCCGAGGGCTGCACGGCCGCGTACTGGACACCCTCGGCCCCGCCATCACCGCGGGCGAGTACCCGCCGGGCAGCGTGCTGCGTACCGACGAACTCGCACAGCGCTTCGACGTATCACGCTCCGTGATGCGCGAGGCGGTGCGCGTCCTGGAGTCCATGCACCTGGTCGCCTCCCGCCGCCGCGTCGGCGTGACCGTGCTCCCCCGGACCGAGTGGAACGTCTACGACCCGCAGGTCATCCGCTGGCGCCTGGCCGGCGCCGACCGGCCCCGGCAACTGCGCTCGCTGACCGTGCTGCGCTCCGCCGTCGAACCGGTCGCCGCGGGCCTGGCCGCCCGGCTCGCCACCCCCGAGCAGTGCGCCGAACTCACCGAGTGCGCCCTCGGCATGGTGGCCAACTCACGCGGCCACCACCGGCTTCAGGCGTACCTGGTCCACGACATCGCCTTCCACCGGGTGATCCTCGGCGCCTCCGGGAACGAGATGTTCGCCCGTCTCGGCGACGTGGTCGCCGAGGTCCTGGCGGGCCGCACCCACCACGAGGTCATGTTCGAGGAGCCCGACCCCGCGGCCGTCACCCTCCACGTCCAGCTCGCCGAGGCGGTCCGGGCCCGCGACGAGGACCTCGCCGAGCGGCTGACCCGCGAGATCACCACGGGAGCCCTCCAGGAACTTGACGTCCTGGCGCCGTAG
- a CDS encoding gluconokinase, which produces MRTPHVVVVMGVAGTGKTTIGPLLAARLGVPYAEGDDFHPRANIDRMTAGIPLRDEDRWPWLDAIGAWAHGRAGLGGVVSSSALKRSYRDRLRAAAPGVVFVHLTGDRKLIEDRMAQRQGHFMPTALLDSQFATLEPLQRDERGVDVDVSGSPEEITARALSALDGLDSSSQSAEEQRP; this is translated from the coding sequence ATGCGCACCCCCCACGTCGTCGTGGTGATGGGCGTCGCCGGCACGGGCAAGACCACGATCGGTCCCCTGCTCGCCGCCCGGCTCGGCGTTCCGTACGCCGAGGGCGACGACTTCCACCCGCGGGCCAACATCGACAGGATGACGGCCGGGATCCCGCTCCGCGACGAGGACCGGTGGCCGTGGCTGGATGCCATCGGCGCCTGGGCGCACGGGCGGGCGGGGCTCGGCGGGGTGGTGAGCAGCTCGGCGCTGAAGCGGTCGTACCGCGACCGGCTGCGGGCCGCGGCTCCCGGCGTCGTCTTCGTGCACCTGACGGGCGACCGGAAGCTGATCGAGGACCGGATGGCGCAGCGTCAGGGGCACTTCATGCCGACGGCGCTGCTGGACTCCCAGTTCGCCACGCTGGAGCCGCTCCAGCGGGACGAGCGGGGCGTCGACGTCGACGTCTCCGGGTCGCCCGAGGAGATCACCGCACGCGCGTTGTCCGCGCTGGACGGCCTCGACAGCTCTTCGCAGTCCGCCGAGGAGCAGCGGCCCTGA
- a CDS encoding GntT/GntP/DsdX family permease, which produces MTRLSVEMLAADAPPPITSAGHAQLGIAALVGITVIVLLITRFKLHAFLSLTIGTLVLGAVAGAPLDKAIASFTAGLGSTVAGVGVLIALGAILGKLLADSGGADQVVDTILAKARGRAMPWAMVLIASVIGLPLFFEVGIVLLIPVVLMVAKRGNYSLMRIGVPALAGLSVMHGLIPPHPGPLVAIDAVKANLGVTLALGILVAIPTVVIAGPLFAKVAARWVDVPVPERMLPQRPSEELQRRPGFGATLATVLLPVVLMLAKALVDIVVDDPANMTQRVFDVIGSPMIALLAAVLLGVFTLGMPAGFSKERISSTVEKGLMPIAGILLIVGAGGGFKQTLIDAGVGQMVLDISKDWSIPALLLGWLIAVAIRLATGSATVATISAAGLAAPLAADMSSTHAALLVLAIGAGSLFFSHVNDAGFWLVKEYFGLSVGQTIKSWSVMETIISVVAGALVLLLSLVI; this is translated from the coding sequence GTGACCAGACTCAGCGTCGAGATGCTGGCAGCGGACGCGCCCCCGCCGATCACCTCGGCCGGCCATGCCCAGCTCGGCATCGCCGCACTCGTGGGCATCACCGTCATCGTCCTGCTCATCACCCGGTTCAAGCTGCACGCCTTCCTGTCCCTGACCATCGGAACGCTGGTGCTCGGCGCGGTCGCCGGGGCACCGCTCGACAAGGCGATCGCCAGCTTCACCGCCGGCCTGGGCTCCACCGTCGCCGGCGTGGGCGTGCTGATCGCCCTCGGCGCGATCCTCGGCAAGCTGCTCGCCGACTCCGGCGGCGCCGACCAGGTCGTCGACACGATCCTGGCGAAGGCCAGGGGCCGGGCGATGCCGTGGGCGATGGTGCTGATCGCGTCCGTGATCGGTCTGCCGCTGTTCTTCGAGGTCGGCATCGTGCTGCTGATCCCGGTCGTGCTGATGGTGGCCAAGCGCGGCAACTACTCCCTGATGCGCATCGGTGTGCCGGCGCTGGCCGGTCTGTCCGTGATGCACGGCCTGATCCCGCCGCACCCCGGCCCGCTGGTCGCCATCGACGCGGTCAAGGCCAACCTGGGCGTGACGCTGGCGCTGGGCATCCTCGTCGCCATACCCACGGTGGTCATAGCCGGTCCGCTGTTCGCCAAGGTCGCGGCCCGCTGGGTGGACGTTCCCGTCCCTGAGCGGATGCTGCCCCAGCGCCCGTCGGAGGAGCTCCAGCGGCGTCCGGGCTTCGGCGCCACGCTGGCCACGGTGCTGCTCCCGGTGGTGCTGATGCTGGCCAAGGCCCTGGTCGACATCGTCGTGGACGACCCGGCGAACATGACCCAGCGTGTCTTCGACGTCATCGGCTCCCCGATGATCGCGCTGCTCGCCGCCGTGCTCCTCGGCGTCTTCACGCTGGGGATGCCGGCCGGGTTCAGCAAGGAGCGGATCTCCTCGACCGTCGAGAAGGGCCTCATGCCCATCGCCGGCATCCTGCTGATCGTGGGCGCGGGCGGCGGCTTCAAGCAGACGCTGATCGACGCCGGTGTGGGCCAGATGGTCCTGGACATCTCCAAGGACTGGTCGATCCCGGCGCTGCTCCTCGGCTGGCTGATCGCGGTGGCGATCCGGCTCGCGACCGGTTCGGCGACCGTGGCGACCATCTCGGCGGCCGGTCTGGCCGCCCCGCTCGCGGCCGACATGTCGAGCACCCACGCCGCTCTGCTGGTGCTGGCCATCGGCGCCGGCTCGCTGTTCTTCAGCCATGTCAACGACGCCGGGTTCTGGCTGGTGAAGGAGTACTTCGGGCTGAGCGTCGGCCAGACGATCAAGAGCTGGTCGGTCATGGAGACGATCATCTCGGTGGTGGCGGGCGCCCTGGTGCTGCTGCTGTCCCTGGTGATCTAG
- a CDS encoding cytochrome b/b6 domain-containing protein, translating to MSLRADAPAPPGTRVHRFTRAERWVHRTTAALMGVCVVTAACLYIPQLAELVGRRELVVRVHECAGLALPVPVLLGLASRAFRADLRFLNRFGRHDQVWLRAALRRDRRPASRPAGKFNAGQKIYAAWIAGAGLVMLGTGLMMWFTHLTPVAWRTSATFVHDWLALTIGVVLAGHIGMALGDPEARRGLRTGLVTRAWADEQHPLWRP from the coding sequence ATGTCCCTACGAGCTGACGCCCCGGCCCCGCCCGGCACCCGCGTCCATCGCTTCACCCGGGCCGAGCGGTGGGTGCACCGGACCACGGCCGCGCTCATGGGCGTGTGCGTGGTCACGGCGGCCTGTCTGTACATCCCCCAGCTCGCCGAGCTGGTCGGACGGCGCGAACTGGTCGTCCGCGTCCACGAGTGCGCGGGCCTCGCCCTGCCCGTACCGGTCCTGTTGGGCCTGGCCTCCCGCGCCTTCCGCGCCGACCTGCGCTTCCTCAACCGCTTCGGCCGGCACGACCAGGTCTGGCTGCGCGCCGCCCTGCGCCGCGACCGCCGGCCCGCCTCCCGCCCGGCCGGGAAGTTCAACGCCGGCCAGAAGATCTACGCCGCCTGGATCGCCGGGGCCGGCCTGGTCATGCTCGGCACGGGACTGATGATGTGGTTCACCCACCTCACCCCGGTTGCCTGGCGCACCAGCGCCACCTTCGTGCACGACTGGCTCGCCCTGACCATCGGCGTCGTCCTGGCCGGCCACATCGGCATGGCCCTCGGCGACCCGGAGGCACGCCGCGGCCTGCGCACCGGCCTGGTGACCCGCGCATGGGCGGACGAGCAGCACCCGCTGTGGCGGCCGTAG
- a CDS encoding molybdopterin-dependent oxidoreductase, whose product MNPELPHDDGRPEEEGRPVGRRVFLATLGLGALGVATAPTLQRGMEGLLGAVSGKDPTGLTGLLPNGGGFRYYSVAASVPHKDATDYRLTVDGLVDHPATYTLDDLRALPRTRLVRDVQCVTGWRVPGTPFEGVRLSRLLDAAGVRAGARAVRFTCFDGTYTESLTLTQARRPDVLVALRMQGKDLAHAHGGPVRLYVAPMYFYKSAKWLSGITVTDRVEPGYWENLGYDVDAWVGRSNGRSDVPTS is encoded by the coding sequence GTGAACCCCGAACTCCCCCATGACGACGGGCGGCCAGAGGAGGAGGGCCGCCCCGTCGGCCGCCGCGTCTTCCTCGCCACCCTCGGCCTCGGCGCCCTCGGCGTGGCCACCGCGCCCACACTCCAACGCGGCATGGAGGGCCTGCTCGGCGCGGTGTCCGGCAAGGACCCCACCGGTCTGACCGGCCTGCTGCCGAACGGCGGCGGCTTCCGCTACTACTCGGTCGCCGCCTCCGTCCCGCACAAGGACGCCACGGACTACCGCCTCACCGTCGACGGCCTCGTCGACCACCCCGCCACCTACACGCTGGACGACCTCAGGGCCCTGCCCCGGACCCGGCTGGTCCGCGACGTCCAGTGCGTCACCGGCTGGCGGGTGCCCGGCACCCCCTTCGAGGGCGTACGGCTCTCCCGGCTGCTCGACGCGGCCGGAGTGCGGGCGGGCGCCCGGGCCGTCCGCTTCACCTGCTTCGACGGCACCTACACCGAGAGCCTCACCCTCACCCAGGCCCGCCGCCCCGACGTGCTCGTCGCGCTGCGCATGCAGGGCAAGGACCTGGCCCACGCGCACGGCGGGCCGGTCCGCCTGTACGTGGCCCCCATGTACTTCTACAAGTCGGCCAAGTGGCTCTCCGGCATCACCGTCACCGACCGCGTCGAGCCCGGCTACTGGGAGAACCTCGGCTACGACGTCGACGCCTGGGTCGGCCGTTCGAACGGACGCAGCGATGTCCCTACGAGCTGA
- a CDS encoding APC family permease — protein MTTGSSSTNRSTADGGGISTFKGQERALRADRLGTGGLLLSVLAATAPLMVVAGVMPTTFAVMGIVGQPLLFVLLGTVLILFSFGYAEMSRHVHNAGAFYAYISRGLGGTAGAGAALVALVAYNALQAGIYGIFGFEVSNLFATYADLTVAWWIPALVAAGVVGALGWLKIDVNARVLGVLLVIEVVLVVIFDVAAIADPAKEGLSLHAFNPDTLAGAGIGTALCFCIAAFLGFEQAPVYAEETSRPHVLVPRVMFLAVAGVAVFFAISSWALTIATGPAAIIGTSQKESAGLLFTLTESRLGGTFTDVLHVLFVTGMFAAMLSFHNVVARYAFAMGREGLLPAAFGRTSSSSGAPATGSLSQTVVSLVIVIAFAVTDDKPTGDPTAPVLHLFTWFGNLGALGVIVLMAAASVSVIVFFVRRGAAAAQAWRLVTSAVAGLALLVIATYTVKDFDVLVDAGPGSLLSRVLPGIIGLALVVGLVQGAVLRSRRPEAHARIGLGNEAFQLEKAAEAAETAEAAETAETAS, from the coding sequence ATGACGACGGGCAGTTCGAGCACGAACAGATCCACCGCCGACGGTGGCGGCATCAGCACCTTCAAGGGGCAGGAGCGCGCCCTGCGCGCCGACCGCCTCGGCACGGGGGGTCTGCTGCTCTCCGTGCTCGCCGCGACCGCCCCGCTCATGGTGGTCGCGGGTGTCATGCCCACTACATTCGCGGTGATGGGGATCGTCGGGCAGCCGCTGCTCTTCGTGCTCCTCGGCACCGTACTGATCCTCTTCAGCTTCGGTTACGCCGAGATGAGCCGCCACGTCCACAACGCGGGCGCCTTCTACGCGTACATCTCCCGGGGCCTCGGCGGCACGGCGGGCGCCGGCGCGGCGCTCGTCGCCCTCGTCGCCTACAACGCGCTCCAGGCCGGCATCTACGGGATCTTCGGCTTCGAGGTCTCCAACCTGTTCGCCACCTACGCCGACCTCACCGTCGCCTGGTGGATCCCCGCGCTCGTGGCCGCCGGTGTCGTCGGCGCGCTCGGCTGGCTGAAGATCGACGTCAACGCGCGCGTGCTCGGCGTCCTGCTGGTCATCGAGGTCGTACTCGTCGTGATCTTCGACGTGGCCGCGATCGCCGACCCGGCCAAGGAGGGCCTGTCCCTGCACGCCTTCAACCCGGACACGCTCGCCGGCGCCGGCATCGGCACCGCGCTGTGCTTCTGCATCGCCGCCTTCCTCGGCTTCGAGCAGGCCCCGGTGTACGCCGAGGAGACCAGCCGCCCGCACGTCCTGGTCCCGCGCGTGATGTTCCTCGCCGTCGCCGGCGTCGCCGTCTTCTTCGCGATCAGCAGCTGGGCCCTCACCATCGCCACCGGCCCCGCGGCGATCATCGGCACGTCCCAGAAGGAGAGCGCCGGACTGCTGTTCACCCTGACCGAGTCGCGGCTCGGCGGCACCTTCACCGACGTCCTGCACGTCCTGTTCGTCACCGGGATGTTCGCGGCCATGCTGAGCTTCCACAACGTCGTCGCCCGGTACGCCTTCGCCATGGGCCGCGAGGGCCTGCTCCCGGCCGCCTTCGGACGCACCTCAAGCTCCAGCGGCGCGCCCGCGACCGGGTCCCTCTCGCAGACCGTCGTCTCGCTGGTCATCGTGATCGCCTTCGCCGTCACCGACGACAAGCCGACCGGCGACCCGACCGCGCCCGTGCTGCACCTGTTCACCTGGTTCGGCAACCTCGGCGCGCTCGGCGTCATCGTGCTGATGGCGGCGGCCAGTGTGTCGGTGATCGTCTTCTTCGTACGGCGCGGCGCCGCGGCCGCGCAGGCCTGGCGGCTGGTCACCTCCGCCGTGGCCGGCCTGGCCCTGCTGGTGATCGCCACCTACACGGTCAAGGACTTCGACGTCCTGGTCGACGCCGGCCCCGGCTCGCTCCTGAGCCGGGTGCTGCCCGGCATCATCGGCCTCGCCCTCGTCGTCGGCCTGGTCCAGGGAGCCGTACTGCGCTCCCGCCGGCCGGAGGCGCACGCCCGCATCGGCCTGGGCAACGAGGCCTTCCAGCTGGAGAAGGCGGCCGAGGCGGCGGAGACCGCTGAGGCGGCTGAGACGGCTGAGACGGCTTCCTAG